A window of Nicotiana sylvestris chromosome 8, ASM39365v2, whole genome shotgun sequence genomic DNA:
tccaaattcccttggttctgttgacctctttgtcttcttttgttgacaagcatgctaacaccctccatggcgtTCAcctggcgaggattttgaacttgttgcaactgtgacTTTGCTAGTTTGTTCATGGTACTTGTCAACTCCGCTATAGTCTACCCATGATtatgtaactccttgtgcaaataactgatcgtggggtcaccctggggcatgttggctctactttgccacgcAGAAGATGTGTCAGCCATCtagtcaagaatgtcacaagcctcatcataagaaagattcataaagtttcccccagcaagttggttcactatgcattggtttgttgtattaatgccccagtagaaggtttgttggatcatcgccttagtcatatcattgttggggcattccttttccattgttctataacgctcccaaatctcatgcaaaggttccatgGGCTTTTGCTTGAACGCCAAGATCTCATATATCAATGCATCCATATGCCCCAGTGTGAACAATTtcgcaatgaacttatccgccaactcatcacAAGTAGTGATGGAATTGGGAAGTCTCTCAAGCCAACCAagtgctttccctctaagtgaaaatgggaagagttTCAACCGAAGAGCATCCTCAGACACGTTAGTTATCTTTCTCCCCCATCATGTATCCACGATCCCCCTTGAGATGTTTTTAAGCATTTTGATTTGTAGCGTCCGTGAAATACCCACGGTGCTCTAGaaaagtcagcatcacattggttatttgaaaattgctcACTCGAATTCAGGGTGGAACAATAGCACTTACATAGCCCTAGTTCGGAAGCACTATAGGAGCCACTCTtagaggtggcgggggagggtctggaatattatcattggcctagtggcctctcctttgtccgTGAGTCACGACAGGGACCTCATCTTCAACATTatcatctacttcctcccccggccgaagatctccaagaggtgcattgtttaAGTTCGCtgtcattttgtacctgaagttgttaCACAAACACAacagtaacaaagaaggaaagaagaacaatacacaaacctatctagatagatagccaaaaccgttagctccccggaaATGGTGCCAAAAGGTTATCGTGgacaaccctgcactactattgagtagcgagagaggtcgaagcagcttttacccgattaaggtcgggattgatttccacaaggagctagaagctggagtcgggtgtctatctgaAGCGGAGTTGTGTATAtgctccaaattgcacttctaaacaattttgggtttttgttttacttctaattttataaaaatacaatgctcaattaaactaagataagctaagattaaactattttgagttgttcaaatagttaaaaggcactagggtagtgactttcacctatgTGGTCAACTAACAGATACTTGggtctaaagctagattgtcaaatttggggagtatgatctaaccattgcacgattctactcaatctacacctctcggtagtttcagtgattttgctcgaattgactttctcaagaccaattgggtatgaaaatttgcacaagcaatcaaggttcaagtcgggtattactatctctaggtttaaccctttaactagtgctatcaatctcttgagtacgccccaattccttgttggaccaatttcagagacataggctctctttctcaagaagagccaaagtcaactaaacacaaactagtgtttgcaaccactaattcagtaattaaacatgaaattagtccaaatatcaaacacccatagtcaatcaagccttaaaacacaagagccatcaattacccacactagggttgagccacaaccctagcttatgggtctagctactcataaatagagaagaaaataaagaaatagatgaagaaaactcatattaattaagtgctaaattaaacttgaagattcaatgttgaaatgaagctaaaattactcaaaatagctaaaatatttgAAGTCATGAGCGCAGCCAGTGTACAAAACTATCTGCTGACCTAAAAATGGgtaaagaagctatttatactaagctgaaaaatctggacaaaaatacccctgcggggttagtgcggaccgcacaaaatcacgtgcggctaCACTAGGAATCTAAACTTGAATAAACAACTCTCTAAACTTGGGcaatgtggaccgcacagaatcgagtgcggccgcgacggcctctagtgcggtccgcatgaaatggagcgcggaccgcattggtcTTCAAACATGGaattggcaactctctgaaccttggctctgtgGACCGCATTAAATCAAGTGCGGCTGCATTgatcccagtgcggaccgcacaaaacctcgTGCGGCCACATTGCCTTTTTGCCTGAATAGCAGcatctctgaacctcacttgtgcagaccgcacagaatggtgtgcggacGCACTGACCCTATTTTTCCTGAGCTATGTCTTGTCTtaatacttgtgcaagtttcactccttttttagttgatctttgacatcttgtcaccttgttgatcaaacctgcaatcaagcacaacttgtgagccttttgagactattttgtaaACATTTCTAATCAAACTTTAGcatgaaggagtataaaatgtatcaaaatccctagttatcaatgcgtagccgttaccctcattatttcactactttaggtatgtctttatgctcgtttgaGCACGAACGAataatttgtttttattccgcactttggttatcttccgcaatttaggcttacctactcgtagaggactaggtgtcgtcacgatggttcacggagggcgaaccggaaTCGTGACACATCCTAAGGTGACGTCTAAtaaatatgagacttgttaatcatgatttgAAGGTGTGTAAAGTcataatatgactatatatgatgtttggatatAAAATATAATGTTTGGAAAAATTGTACTTAATTTACGGAAAAATCGAGTTAAGATTTGCCTTTTAACGAGCCATTTTGAGAAATTAAATTCGTAAGCTttatgatgtcattttggggcATATCTCATACCAAACTGAAGGTCTTGGAACCTAGTTTCATATGATCCAAACAATTTACTCATACAACGTCTCCatatcgaggataaatacagatatctccgtaccgatctgtgagactctactaaacctgctcatgactggtgagacctatgtaacctaggctctgataccaacttgtcacgaccccaaacctggacccggtcgtgatggcgcctctcatgaagacaaggccagccgacacttcccattatcccattattaacaattaagcatttaagaaaTAGTCTAAtcatgaataaataaaccaaagtttaagcaaatgatagtataatatgcggaatacaacccatacacagcccgataccggagtgtcactagtcatgagcatctaacaaaatGGAATACTCCTAATATATATAACTATAGAGTTTAATATAGATACAAAGAACATGAAGAAGTATGATAGGGAAGAGCTCTGGGCTACGAACGCCGACAACTACCTAGAGAATCCTCGGATCCGTCTGAGCCGGAATGATCAACACTTGGGAGCGAGAACAAATACGCCTGAATCTGTGCACagggtgcaggaagtaaagtgagtactccaacttagtgagtaataattataaataaagactgaaagttaGAAATtacgtaaggcacaaaagcatgctataatgaagcagtaaaaccattaaaaacagtcaaactagtgaaagataggtaaaactCCTTTAActcaatttaacttcatgaaaagcctttttcaatcaTTTAACAGGGAATTTACAGtaaattatgaaaataaacacataaaggttcgcccctcgggcaatcacatagaacaataccagcccctcgggttcaatctcatatcacaatgggtactcacgctaactgggggtgtacagactcctggaggggccccttacggcccaatcgCAAATAtgaagccacctcgtggcatacatatctcaggccctcgtccTCATAATCATTATCATATGTTtactcacaacataggccctcggacttactcagtcaaaaatcctcacaagccactcgggaaatagtaaaatatgattcCCAGCCCAAAATATCATGTAAAAGATCATGtgagtgttaaaacagagtaaacatggctgagtacgaaaaaactgtgaaatataacatgactgagttcaagtataaagtcaaaacattgAGGAAATACCGGTCGAGATTGGGTTGGTGTTCAGTGTACCGCTTGTGACGCCTATGCTTTGCAAGCCTACATAGGGTACAAGATCGAAAAGAATGCATTGGATGGATGCCCGGGCATTGAGAAGGAAGGACGCTTTCAGAGGCGAAAGGCCATGGGGAGATACCGTCTGTGATCCATGGATCTCCGATCGGGAAACCGTATCCAAGCTCCGTGGCTAGTCTGCGCTCTTTGGACTTTTCAAACTTAGCGAACTGAAACATCTTAGTAGCTAAAGGAAGGGAAATCAACCGAGACCCCGTTAGTAGCGGCGAGCGAGAGCGGATTGGGGGTTTGAAGAAAAACAAACACGAAGCTTCGTTCCTCAGCAAAGTGTTCACTTCTTTTTCGCCAGGTTTCATTCGATTTGTTGTGGATTGGATGATGGAAAAACCAGCAAGCTACGGCTTCAAAGCTTACCTTATTTAGAAAAGGAGAAAGGGCTTTTTTataggatgtcaaaatatgctaagggaacgaagcccaaccGAAAACAACAATCAATGAatgacacaaatcccaaaattaccaaatccTGAcacccgggaccacgtctcggaattcgataatttttacattaatagttttcttatctccccacgagtccatacatatcaaaagttctgaaatccgacctcaaatggtccttcaaatctcaAGTAACGGTCTAAGTTTACAAGCCCTAGTTTTgccaattttagcccttaaattccattaatcatAGCTCTAATACGtggaataatagcataggaacgcgttttaggtccaaattccttacctcaatgaagttacCTTCAAATCCCTCCTTccaatcgtccaaaaagctccaaagccgagataaaaatggtaaaattagctaaaattcgcgaaggccacaatttataccttctgccgaGACACTTTCGCATATGCGGCCCAATACCCGCTGCTGCGGTACCTCATATATAGTTCTTCCTCCGCTTCTACGGAAATCACTTACCTCCCCTtagtccgcatctgcggtcatatACCCGTATCtacgacatcgcagatgcggtcaccctaaccgcttctgcggtcgctTCTCATCAAGCCTCTTTCGCTTCTGCGACTAAACGCCCACACATGCGGTgtcgcacatgcggtccccaatccgcaggtgtggaaataccagaagcagcaaattcagtaGCTACAACAAAGTCTAAAactttctgtcaaccatccgaaattaccccgaggcccccgggacctcaaccaaaatcacaaacatatcctaataccttattcaaaattgttccaaccttcagaacgctaaaaacaacatcaaaacaccaaattcgcatcagattcaagcctaagaatttcaaaatcttctaatttatgtttttgataaaaatcccaaccaaatcacctccgaatgacctgaaatttttctcaCACaccccaaatgatacaacggaactactgcaactctaagaattctattccgacccctatatcaaaatctcgcctaccaaccgaaaattgccaaaatatcaacttcgttaattcaagcctaaatctacttcgaactcttaaaacccattccgatcgcactcctatgtcccaaataacctcccaaagctaactgaaccatcagaactcatattcgagccctctaacacataagtcaacatccggttgatttttccaacttaagcttcctcaaaagagactaagtgtctcaaaccttaacaaaatcattccggattcgatccgaccaacctgataccacatgACACAGATagacaaagcataaagaagtagaaatgggagaaacggagcggtaattcatgagacggCTGGCCGAGTCATCACATCCTTCccaacttaaataaacgttcgtcctcgaactagtcaagaaacatacctgaagcctcaaataggcgAGGATATTTGCTCCACATCTCCTGCTTGGTCTCCAAGGTAGCCTCCTCCAAGGGCCGACCTTTctattgcactttcactgaagctttatccattgacctcaactttcgaacctgacgacccaaaatagctactggctccacatcataagtcaaatcataaTCCAACCGAACCgttctaaaatccaaaacattaGACAAATCcgcaatatacttccagagcatagaaacatgaaataccggatgcacactcgacaagcttgGTGGCAAAAAAGGCTCATAAGCCATCTCCCCAATCCTAcgaagcaccttaaaaggcccaatgaaccgaggactcaacttccctttcttcctgaatctcataacacccttcatgggcgaaacctttaacagaaccttcgcaccaaccatgtaggacacatctcgaaccttcttgtcagcataactcttttgccttgactgtgCTGTaagaagcctctcctgaatcaccttcaccttttctaaggcatcctgcaccaagtatgTCCCAAATAGCCtcgcctcaccgggctcgaaccaactaaCTGAagatctataccgcctcccatacaaagcctcatatggagccatctgaatactcgactgatagccttggtataagcaaactctgcaagaggTAGAAACTAatccatgaccctccgaaatcaatgacacaagcacgcaacatgtcctccaatatctgaataatttgctcggactgcccatccgtctgagggtgaaaagttgcgctcaactcaacctgagtacctaactctcgttgcatagacctccaaaaattacgaagtaaactgagtgcccctatctgaaatgatggaaattgggacaccatgcaaatgcataatctcccggatatagatctttgccaaccactctgaagaataggtagtacatataggaatgaagtgcgcggtcttgttcagccgatccacaatcacccaaatagcatcgaacttcctcagagTCCGTCGAagtctaactacaaagtccatagtgatcggctcccacttccactctggaatatccatccgcagaagcaagccacccggtctttgatgttcatatttcacctgttgacagttgagacaccgagctacaaatcccataatgtctttcttcattctcctcacccaatagtgctgcctcaaatcctaatacatcttcgcggcacccagatgaatggaataccacgagatatgggcctcctccagaatcaactcccgaagcccatccacattgggcacacaaatccggccctgcatcctcaataccccatcatcatcaatggtcacatctctagcataatagtgttgaactctatcctttaggacaagcaaatgcggatcatcatactggtgttctctgatgcgatcatacaaggaataccgagaaaccacacaagccaatactcgactaggctctgaaatatctaatctcacgaaccgattggacaAGGCCTAAACATCCGCTGCAAGAGGTCTATCCCacactagaatatatgccaatatccccatactcaccgcctttagactcaaggcatcggccaccacattgacctttcccggatggtacaatatagcgatatcataatccttaagcaactccaaacacctccgctgcctcaaattgagatccttgtgtttgaacaagtgctggaggctacgatgatcaataaacacctcacaagacacaccatacaagtaatgcctccaaatcttcaacgtgtgaactatggaagccaactccaaatcatgaacggggtagttcttctcatggagcttcaactgacgagaagcataagcaataactctaccctcttacatcaatacacaaccaatgccaactctcgaagcatcacaatacacggtatatgaacctgaagttgatggcaaaactaacattggagctgtggtcaatgctgtcttgagcttctgaaagatctcatcacactcgtccgaccatacaaatgtagCACCATTCTGAGTCAACATGGTCAAGGGCGacgcgatagatgagaatccctaaacaaaacggcgataataacctaccaaaccaaggaagctacgaatctctatggctgaggatggtctgggccaactctgaaccgcctctattttcttcggatcaacctgaataccctcgctggacaacacgtgccccaagaaagccactaaactaagtcaaaactcatacttggagaatttttcataatgcttctcctccctcaatctctacaacacaactctcaaatgcttcgcgtgGTCCTCTTGACATtgtgaatataccagaatatcatcaatgaagactatgacaaacgaatcaagataaggccgaaacacactgttcatcaaatgcatgaacgatgctggggcattggtcagcccaaaagacaccaccaagaactcataatgaccataccaggtcctgaaagccgtcttaaaaatatccgagtccctgatcttcaactagtgataacttgaacggagatcaatcttggataacactctcgctccctgaagctggttgtataaatcatcaatgcaaggcaagggatacttattcttaattgttaccttgttcaattacctataatcaatgcacatcctcatagtgtcatccttctatttcacaaatagaactgatgcaccccaaggtgacatactaggccaaatgaaccctcTATCAAGGAGTTCATGAAGCTTCTCCTTTatttccttcaactccgctggtgccatatgatacggcggaatagagatgggctgagtgcccgacaccaggtcaataccaaaatcaatatccctatttaGTGGCATGCCCGatatagccaatgtgattgtcttagcatgacaatccagaatatcatgacacggagatagctaatccatacccaaaatgacatcgaaatccaccatacataataataaaagatccacacgggtcaccaaaccctaatagtcaccacacacgatcggtacacatggtctacaacaatagtattgcccactgggtagatacataaataggtgaagcaagaaactcacggggcgtacccaaacaacgagcaaagtatgatgacacatatgaaaaggtggaaccgggatcaaataatacagaggcatctctgtggcagactgaaataatacctttaatgacagcatccgaagcaatagcatcgggtctgcctggaagtgcatagaaatgggcctgactgccacctgatcgacctccccctctagggcgacccctagctgactgacctccactcctagctggctgggcgggtggtggtgaagtaactagcgctGAAGGCGATGACTGACCCCTATGctaagatgaactcgcaagatgacgagggcactgcctccacatatgacccatctcaccacactcaaaaaacaactcccaggtggaGAAAGGAACTGAaaggaacccctcgcaccggagtgactagcagatgcactcggcatagaagagtcTGAACTGATGGAgaacgggatgaactctgagctagatgggcactaagtgatgactggccctgatgagaactgtgagaacgaTGACCCGATGataccccacgataacctgggcgagttggttgagcatgcttgaatggacggcctctgttctgctaaaactgacctctcgaaggagcaccactataactaccagatcctcgaggcctcttggcctctctctcctctgcTCCTGGAGACAAATAGACTCAATCTCTcaggcaatatccacaacctcctcgaaagtagtaccaatcaccctctcctagtcatgagaatacaaagttgataagtgaggccatcaacaaacctcccaatcctctctctatctattggaaccatccaaatagcatgacaagctaactcggagaacctcatctcgtactgcatcacagtcatctatCCCTAACGCAatcactcaaactccctacgcagctcctctctgccggactgcgacacatacttctccagaaagagaatggagaactgctgctaggtaaggggtgctgcaccaacaggcctacgcctctcaaaaacctccaaccaagtgaaggcagctcccgaaaactgataagtagtgaaagcgaccccgctggtctccagaatacccattgtacgaagcatcctctgacacttatctaagaaaccctgggcatcctcgccctctgcaccactaaaggtcagaggctgcagtctaccaaacctctccaacataTGCTGCTCATCCTCCAGCATAGCAGGAACTATATAGTCTTGAGCAaatgcaaccggctgggctggatgtgccccagGCATCTGAGGTtcctacacgacctgctcaggtgtgtgagcggcaggagtctgattgcctctcctagcctgagaagtagctgcggctgtagtggccgaaaccgcctaagctaggctagtgcaaactgataagatctgagccaaggcctcttgaagaccctaaatcacaatgggcacagctggtgcatgagttggtgctgctggagcatccataactgggacctgattcTGAACtagggcagttggtggatctgcaggtactgccctagctgctctgcccctaccaagGCCGCGTCCTCGGtatctagtggccacagctggtggtactagtggtcatcCATCATAAccggtagtgcgtgtcctcactACCTGTGAGAGAATAGCccaacaaaagtttagtactcggatcaacaaattcgcacgacaaaaatttcaagaatatgaagtttttcctaaaggttatgcatcctctcgaggataaatacagacgtctctgtatcgatccgtgagactctactaaacatgctcatgactggtgagacctatgtaacttaggctctgataccaacttatcacgacccctaacccaaacctggtcgtgatggtgcctctcgtgaagacaaggccaccCAACACTTCCCATTATCCGattattaacaattaagcaattaagaaACAATCTAAtaatgaataaataaaccaaagtttaagtaaatgatagtataatatgcggaatacaacccaatcacagcccgataccggggtatcactagtcatgagtatctaaCAAAACGAATACTCCTTATATATATAACTACaaagtttaatacagaaactaagaacatgaagaagtatgatagggaagagctccgggatgcaaacgccgacagctacctagatactcctcggatccgcctgagccggaatgatcagcactcgagagcgggaccagatacgcctaaatctgcatacagggtgcagggagtaaagtgagtactccaactcagtgggtaataatcataaataa
This region includes:
- the LOC138875403 gene encoding uncharacterized protein; this translates as MAPYEALYGRRYRSSVSWFEPGEARLFGTYLVQDALEKVKVIQERLLTAQSRQKSYADKKVRDVSYMVLRRIGEMAYEPFLPPSLSSVHPVFHVSMLWKYIADLSNVLDFRTVRLDYDLTYDVEPVAILGRQVRKLRSMDKASVKVQ